A single window of Bacteroidota bacterium DNA harbors:
- a CDS encoding SUMF1/EgtB/PvdO family nonheme iron enzyme encodes MKKLLVLASFVAVVTGCNKKTGELVGVGGREPWYQPDPYGTLYIPMGSYHMGPSDEEVTMAHTAKSKMVSVQAFYIDDSEISNNEYRQFVYWVRDSIARKLLAFGSNPEAEDFQISQEDFLEVWPIYKGDNNLQDPYINWEKRINWDSPDEDYRADLQPLYLPEVERFYNRKEIDTRKLNYEYYRIDIRLAASKSNRFRPQKSPDIQDAAHEYKKADYINGVVLNDGQNGAPGSPSTPVGDPGKDPKTLGTYNVSDQVSVGQGNYVPRERKGVDRSVFIIKDIINVYPDTLAWVHDYTYSFNEPMTNMYFWHPAYDQYPVVGVTWKQARAFSIWRSLLLNNFLIGTGQSIVNDFRLPTESEWERAARGDLDLSPYPWGGPYLRNARGCFLGNFKPMRGSYIDDGGFHSVYIYSYNPNDFGLYCMAGNVSEWTSNAFDESAYDFEHDLNPDYVYEAQDKDANVLKRKVIRGGSWKDIGYYLQNSTRTYEYQDTAKCYIGFRNVMTYLGRSKGDDI; translated from the coding sequence ATGAAAAAACTATTGGTATTAGCTTCATTTGTTGCGGTCGTTACCGGTTGTAATAAAAAAACCGGTGAGTTGGTTGGTGTAGGAGGCCGCGAACCCTGGTATCAGCCCGATCCTTACGGTACCTTGTACATCCCAATGGGGAGCTATCACATGGGTCCAAGTGACGAAGAAGTTACTATGGCTCATACTGCCAAATCTAAAATGGTTTCGGTTCAGGCGTTCTATATTGATGATTCCGAAATCTCCAATAATGAGTACCGCCAATTCGTTTATTGGGTGCGTGACTCTATTGCTCGTAAGTTATTAGCTTTTGGTTCTAACCCTGAGGCCGAAGACTTCCAGATCTCTCAAGAGGACTTCTTAGAAGTATGGCCTATATATAAAGGTGATAACAATCTTCAAGATCCATATATTAACTGGGAAAAGCGTATCAACTGGGACAGTCCGGATGAAGATTACCGTGCCGATTTACAACCATTATATTTACCGGAAGTAGAACGTTTCTATAACCGTAAAGAAATCGATACTCGTAAATTAAACTACGAATACTACCGTATCGATATTCGTTTAGCAGCTTCTAAGTCTAATCGTTTCCGCCCTCAAAAGTCACCTGATATTCAGGATGCGGCTCATGAGTATAAGAAAGCTGATTATATTAATGGTGTTGTATTAAATGATGGTCAAAATGGTGCTCCCGGTTCTCCTTCAACTCCAGTAGGTGATCCTGGTAAAGATCCAAAAACTTTAGGTACCTATAATGTATCTGATCAGGTTTCTGTAGGTCAAGGTAATTATGTTCCGCGCGAACGTAAAGGTGTTGACCGCTCTGTATTTATCATTAAAGATATTATCAACGTTTACCCTGATACATTAGCATGGGTACACGATTATACGTACTCTTTCAATGAGCCAATGACGAATATGTATTTCTGGCATCCGGCTTACGACCAATACCCAGTTGTTGGTGTAACCTGGAAGCAAGCTCGTGCATTCTCTATTTGGCGTTCATTATTATTAAACAACTTCTTAATCGGTACTGGTCAGTCTATCGTTAACGATTTCCGTTTACCAACTGAAAGTGAGTGGGAGAGAGCGGCTCGTGGTGATTTAGATTTATCTCCATACCCTTGGGGTGGTCCTTATTTACGTAATGCTCGCGGATGTTTCTTAGGTAACTTTAAGCCAATGCGTGGTTCTTATATTGATGACGGTGGTTTCCATTCAGTATATATCTACTCTTATAACCCTAACGATTTCGGTTTATATTGTATGGCCGGGAACGTGTCTGAGTGGACAAGTAATGCATTTGATGAATCAGCTTATGATTTTGAACATGACTTGAACCCTGATTATGTATACGAAGCTCAGGATAAAGACGCAAACGTATTAAAGCGTAAAGTTATTCGTGGTGGAAGCTGGAAGGATATCGGATATTACTTACAAAATTCAACTAGAACTTACGAATATCAGGATACAGCGAAATGTTATATTGGTTTCCGTAACGTAATGACTTATTTAGGCCGTTCAAAAGGTGACGATATTTAA
- a CDS encoding PorP/SprF family type IX secretion system membrane protein, giving the protein MLRFKAYIVICVISLSVLKAQDIHFSQYYFSPLSMNPAQTGNFSGDWRISANYRSQWREIQKAYRTVSLGGDANFYPMNQQTSAGLYFLNDRSGGNLVVNKIFLSGALHKKIAGFNLNVGVQPGVVMKNIDFYAHSFPNQLNWNKGQFDNTLPNYESNVDQRTTYFDLNAGALASVRIRKIETGIGFALFHITKPKETFIANNNRLTVRKLFNFDVKYHHSDKIILNLYSMLGATTKASDWVTGLNAEYVLQKTPFFNNAVFVGFMWRDGLKRISDAAIATAGIKYMNYTFGFSYDINVSSLHTATDYRGAIEFALIYTSKNTRLIKKQIPCDRY; this is encoded by the coding sequence ATGTTAAGATTTAAGGCCTATATTGTTATTTGTGTTATTTCGCTTTCTGTATTAAAGGCACAGGATATTCATTTCTCTCAATATTACTTTTCGCCTTTAAGCATGAATCCGGCACAAACCGGTAATTTTTCGGGAGACTGGCGTATATCTGCTAATTACAGAAGTCAGTGGCGTGAAATTCAAAAAGCATATCGCACCGTATCGTTAGGTGGTGATGCTAACTTTTATCCAATGAATCAACAAACCTCTGCAGGATTATATTTTTTGAATGATCGCTCAGGGGGAAATTTAGTAGTCAATAAAATTTTTCTTTCCGGGGCATTGCACAAAAAAATAGCCGGTTTTAATTTAAATGTTGGAGTGCAGCCGGGAGTTGTGATGAAGAATATTGATTTCTACGCGCATTCTTTTCCTAATCAGTTAAATTGGAATAAAGGACAGTTCGATAATACACTACCGAATTACGAATCTAATGTTGATCAAAGAACAACATACTTTGATTTAAATGCCGGGGCGCTGGCCTCCGTTAGAATCCGAAAAATAGAAACCGGAATTGGTTTTGCCTTGTTTCATATTACAAAACCTAAAGAAACATTTATCGCTAATAACAATCGATTAACGGTGCGTAAACTTTTTAATTTCGATGTGAAGTACCATCATAGTGATAAAATAATTTTAAACCTGTACTCTATGTTAGGAGCTACTACAAAAGCCAGTGATTGGGTAACCGGTTTAAATGCTGAATACGTTTTGCAAAAAACGCCCTTCTTTAATAATGCAGTGTTTGTTGGTTTTATGTGGCGTGATGGTTTGAAACGGATTTCTGATGCCGCTATTGCCACTGCAGGAATCAAGTATATGAATTACACTTTCGGATTTAGTTATGATATTAATGTTTCAAGTTTACATACAGCAACGGATTATCGCGGAGCTATTGAATTTGCATTAATTTATACTTCCAAAAACACGCGCCTAATCAAAAAACAAATTCCTTGTGACCGTTATTAA
- the queG gene encoding tRNA epoxyqueuosine(34) reductase QueG → MNIKKHTAIIKQESKRLGFDFCGISKATFLEEEAPRLEKWLKENRHGKMDYMANHFDKRLDPRLLVDGAKSVVSLLYNYYPSQQQTEGAPKLSKYAYGNDYHEVIKNKLKELVNSLQEQIGEINGRVFTDSAPVMDKAWARKSGLGWIGKNSNLINKQQGSFFFIAELIIDLELEYDGPIDDYCGTCTKCIDACPTEAIISPYVVDGSKCISYLTIELKENIPTEFKGKMDNWAFGCDVCQDVCPWNRFSKPHNEPLFNNTNGLLSYSTKEWKEITEEVFDKLFRNSAVKRTKYFGLKRNIDFIKAD, encoded by the coding sequence GTGAACATAAAAAAACATACTGCCATTATTAAACAAGAATCCAAACGACTTGGTTTTGACTTTTGCGGTATCAGTAAAGCTACCTTTTTGGAAGAAGAAGCGCCACGATTAGAAAAATGGTTAAAAGAAAACCGCCACGGAAAAATGGATTACATGGCGAATCATTTTGATAAACGATTAGATCCACGCCTATTGGTAGATGGTGCAAAATCCGTTGTATCACTTTTATATAACTATTACCCAAGTCAACAACAAACGGAAGGCGCGCCAAAGCTATCCAAATACGCCTATGGTAACGATTATCATGAAGTGATAAAAAACAAGCTTAAAGAGCTTGTAAATTCACTACAAGAACAGATTGGCGAAATAAACGGTCGTGTTTTCACCGATTCAGCACCGGTAATGGATAAAGCCTGGGCAAGAAAAAGCGGATTAGGATGGATTGGCAAGAACAGCAACCTCATCAACAAGCAACAAGGTTCATTCTTTTTTATTGCTGAATTGATTATTGATTTGGAATTAGAATATGATGGTCCTATTGATGACTATTGCGGGACTTGTACTAAATGTATTGATGCATGTCCTACTGAAGCAATTATTTCGCCTTACGTTGTAGATGGCAGCAAATGTATTTCCTATCTTACCATAGAACTTAAAGAAAACATTCCGACTGAATTTAAAGGCAAAATGGATAACTGGGCCTTTGGTTGCGATGTGTGCCAAGATGTTTGTCCTTGGAACAGATTCAGCAAACCGCATAATGAGCCTTTGTTCAATAACACGAACGGTTTGCTATCCTACTCCACAAAAGAATGGAAAGAAATAACAGAAGAAGTTTTTGATAAACTATTCAGGAATTCTGCTGTCAAAAGAACGAAGTACTTCGGCCTTAAAAGAAACATTGATTTTATAAAAGCGGACTAA
- the gldL gene encoding gliding motility protein GldL, whose amino-acid sequence MSHKLPKVTGFKRFLHLSSCIGASVVILGALFKIMHWPGASAMLIVGLGTEAFLFLLFASDIPHEEYDWSLAYPELSGMGGHGEEEHAGSGLPVANQLDNLLEEAKIGPELIESLGNGMRSLSDNASKIADISNATVATNEYVDSVKRASSNVSTLADTYQKAAQSMSDLANSNDAGYSIGESLNKVSKNLSALNATYELQLQGSKDHLDATNKFYDGLADLMKNLHDSVEDTRKYRQEMSSLSNNLTALNTIYGNMLNAMNFKG is encoded by the coding sequence ATGAGTCACAAATTACCGAAAGTAACAGGTTTCAAAAGGTTCTTACACCTTTCATCATGTATTGGAGCATCCGTTGTAATCTTAGGTGCTTTATTTAAAATCATGCACTGGCCGGGTGCGTCTGCGATGCTTATCGTAGGTCTTGGTACAGAGGCGTTCTTATTCTTATTATTCGCGTCAGATATCCCACATGAGGAATATGATTGGTCTTTAGCTTACCCTGAGTTATCAGGTATGGGTGGACATGGTGAAGAGGAGCATGCAGGAAGTGGTCTTCCGGTAGCAAACCAATTAGATAATTTATTAGAAGAAGCAAAAATCGGTCCTGAGTTAATTGAAAGTTTAGGAAACGGTATGCGTTCATTAAGCGATAACGCAAGTAAAATTGCTGATATTAGTAATGCAACTGTTGCTACTAACGAATACGTTGATAGCGTAAAGAGAGCTTCATCAAATGTTTCTACATTAGCTGATACATATCAAAAAGCTGCTCAGTCAATGTCTGACTTAGCTAATTCAAACGATGCCGGTTATTCAATTGGTGAATCATTGAATAAAGTGTCTAAGAATTTATCTGCATTAAATGCAACTTACGAATTACAATTACAAGGATCAAAAGATCATTTAGATGCTACCAACAAGTTCTATGATGGCTTAGCTGACTTAATGAAAAACTTACATGATTCAGTTGAAGATACTCGTAAGTATCGTCAGGAAATGTCTAGCTTGTCAAATAACTTAACTGCCTTAAATACTATTTACGGCAATATGTTAAATGCAATGAATTTCAAAGGCTAA
- the gldM gene encoding gliding motility protein GldM, translating into MAGGKETPRQKMIGMMYLVLTALLAMNVSKQILKGYITVNESMEKSKKNLSENNKRIYESFEHTINGNPAAKPYFDKAKEAQSAIKDVIKYIDGVRNLVIETTEQIGQGDTAKLRYLGKIDDYDAPTHLLIGSDAASPENKPNSAVELQAKMDGLHNKLISMLDNMQKDKKTKILEDDYQGLKKKIGSIKPVDSGAEEDGIKLTWPVENFYHLPMAAVVTNLNKMQADLYNIEAELLQVFSGASGKLAIKFDRLTAKVIAPSSYIQAGQPYTADIFLAASSSAMTADMMEVLVGADSASGGQGGTKLPIVDGQGKYEVQTGGQGEQTYKGVIKFKKPDGTYDFYPFSSTYMVAAPSVAVEPEKMNVLYIGVDNPIVVSAAGVSPTDLNVSITGCGATKTGGSGGKFVVRATSPGTCQISVSAKTKDGVKAQGPPKKFRVKKIPDPSAKLGGRLCQGIMDFKKMELAAIGGVGAEIPGFDFDVKFPVQSFLFSANVKGIIKEFPCNGPNLSAEAKGVLQSLNSGGKAFFENIKVKAPDGTIRTLPTVSLKVK; encoded by the coding sequence ATGGCAGGTGGTAAAGAAACCCCGAGGCAGAAGATGATTGGTATGATGTACTTAGTACTTACCGCACTTCTTGCTATGAACGTATCCAAGCAAATCTTAAAAGGTTACATTACGGTGAACGAGAGTATGGAGAAGAGTAAGAAAAACCTTTCTGAGAATAACAAGCGTATTTACGAATCGTTTGAACACACTATTAATGGTAACCCTGCTGCTAAGCCTTATTTCGATAAGGCTAAAGAAGCTCAATCAGCAATTAAGGACGTTATCAAGTATATCGACGGTGTTAGAAATTTAGTTATTGAAACTACTGAGCAAATTGGCCAGGGTGATACTGCTAAATTACGTTACTTAGGTAAAATTGATGACTACGATGCTCCTACTCATTTATTAATTGGTAGTGATGCGGCTTCTCCTGAAAATAAACCAAACAGTGCTGTAGAATTACAAGCAAAAATGGATGGCTTACACAATAAGTTAATCTCTATGCTTGATAACATGCAAAAGGATAAGAAAACTAAGATCCTTGAAGATGATTATCAGGGTTTGAAGAAAAAAATAGGAAGTATTAAGCCGGTTGACAGTGGTGCTGAGGAAGATGGTATCAAATTAACTTGGCCGGTAGAAAACTTCTATCACTTACCAATGGCTGCGGTAGTTACAAACTTGAACAAAATGCAAGCTGACCTTTACAACATCGAGGCTGAATTATTACAGGTATTCAGTGGTGCGAGTGGTAAATTAGCGATTAAGTTCGACCGTTTAACTGCAAAAGTAATTGCTCCTTCTTCATACATTCAAGCTGGTCAACCATATACTGCTGATATTTTCTTAGCTGCTTCATCAAGCGCTATGACTGCTGATATGATGGAAGTATTAGTTGGTGCTGACTCTGCTTCAGGCGGACAAGGCGGAACTAAATTACCAATCGTTGATGGTCAAGGTAAATATGAAGTTCAGACAGGTGGTCAAGGTGAGCAAACCTACAAAGGTGTTATCAAGTTTAAAAAACCTGATGGTACTTACGATTTTTATCCATTCTCTTCAACTTACATGGTTGCTGCTCCTTCAGTTGCGGTTGAACCTGAGAAGATGAACGTACTTTATATTGGTGTAGATAATCCAATTGTTGTTTCAGCTGCTGGTGTTTCTCCTACCGATTTAAATGTTAGCATTACTGGTTGCGGAGCTACAAAAACTGGCGGTTCAGGTGGAAAGTTTGTTGTTCGCGCAACATCTCCGGGAACTTGTCAAATCAGCGTTTCCGCTAAAACTAAAGATGGCGTTAAAGCACAAGGCCCTCCTAAGAAATTCCGTGTGAAGAAAATTCCTGATCCATCAGCTAAATTGGGCGGTAGATTATGTCAGGGTATCATGGATTTCAAAAAGATGGAATTAGCAGCGATCGGTGGTGTGGGTGCTGAAATTCCAGGCTTCGACTTTGATGTTAAATTCCCTGTACAAAGCTTCTTGTTCTCAGCTAACGTAAAAGGTATTATTAAGGAATTTCCTTGTAATGGTCCTAACTTAAGTGCTGAAGCAAAAGGTGTATTACAGAGTTTGAACTCCGGAGGTAAAGCTTTCTTTGAGAACATTAAAGTAAAAGCACCGGATGGAACTATCCGTACCTTGCCAACTGTGTCCTTAAAAGTTAAATAA
- the gldN gene encoding gliding motility protein GldN, with amino-acid sequence MKKATSILVIAFLLVISNLNAQPGVFTPGDYRDGIYDKENANYRRFIPYTHLREADVAWEKRVWREIDLREKINHPLYYPITYDASTNGRWSLIRVLSKYIQTGQILAFADEDFLVPMELSVVKNKLVVCDSVKESNFDENGEEIFTSRWSCDSTSILKDLNVMRMKEDWFFDKQKSVLEVRILGIQVLKRDEEKGGLNALFWVYFPACRPYFAKHEVFNTKTDSERRTFEDIFWKRQFSSYVFKETNVYDRQFNEYSAGIDLLLESDRVKNDIFKWEHDLWHF; translated from the coding sequence ATGAAAAAAGCTACATCCATATTAGTCATTGCCTTTTTACTGGTGATCTCTAATCTAAATGCTCAACCGGGCGTATTTACTCCGGGCGATTATAGAGATGGTATCTATGATAAGGAAAACGCGAATTATCGCCGTTTTATTCCTTACACACATCTTCGTGAAGCAGATGTGGCTTGGGAAAAGCGCGTTTGGCGCGAGATTGATTTAAGAGAAAAGATCAATCACCCTTTGTATTATCCAATTACTTATGATGCGTCTACCAATGGCAGATGGTCGTTAATCAGAGTTTTATCTAAGTATATTCAAACGGGTCAAATTCTTGCCTTCGCTGATGAAGATTTCCTTGTTCCTATGGAATTATCAGTAGTTAAAAACAAATTAGTTGTTTGTGACTCTGTAAAGGAATCAAACTTTGATGAAAACGGTGAAGAGATTTTTACGTCGAGATGGAGTTGTGACTCAACTTCTATTCTAAAAGACTTGAATGTAATGCGTATGAAAGAAGATTGGTTTTTCGATAAGCAGAAATCAGTTTTAGAAGTTCGTATCTTAGGTATTCAAGTATTAAAGCGTGACGAAGAAAAAGGTGGTTTAAATGCATTATTTTGGGTTTATTTCCCTGCATGCCGTCCTTACTTTGCAAAGCATGAAGTATTTAATACAAAAACAGATTCTGAGCGTCGTACTTTCGAAGACATTTTCTGGAAACGTCAGTTCTCTAGTTATGTTTTTAAAGAAACAAACGTTTACGATCGTCAGTTTAATGAATACTCTGCCGGTATCGATTTACTTCTAGAGTCAGATCGCGTAAAAAACGACATCTTTAAATGGGAACACGACTTGTGGCACTTCTAA
- a CDS encoding carbohydrate binding family 9 domain-containing protein produces the protein MRSFFIFFLSFFLGSVSAQELKNIEATRISNPPKIDGLLNDSCWLNAKIATDFIQRDLHPGLPSEQKTEVRLVYDDEAIYINAFCYEVSSDSVLHELSTRDNEANADLFGVFFDTYNDDINAFGFFVTAAGTQIDARYSSEGQDFDWNAVWLSAVNITATGWAIEMKIPYSALRFSAKEEQTWGFNALRKIRRLREMSFWSPVLPTINTTVGQFGDLKGLRNIKPPLRLSITPYVAGIINNYPYNQPGIDNTTYNASGGLDLKYGISDGFTLDMTLVPDFSQVQSDNQVLNLSPFEVQFQERRPFFTEGTELFNKGGLFYSRRVGGQPLLYYDVYGQTNADEKIIKNPGQANLYNATKLSGRTSSNLGIGLFNAISGDTYATAQDTLGNTRKILSSPLTNYNIVVLDQALKNNSFVTLINTNVTRDGHFYDANVTGAGFDFNNKTNTYGIGGFGKMSQRFFPDSAKPYRGYSANFNFGKRGGNFLWSAFGSLNTDTYNPNDLGIQFMNNNVDMGMDIAYNIYKPFWKLNNSYNEWSVIYQRMYNPDVFANFGISGNHVTTFSKRFLTVGIRYGAEPIITYDYYEPRVFGRFYTFPTNYRGGGFISSDYRKKVAIDISVNHRVFNENKRQETDLYIAPRWRVNNKLSFIFESYIQEKLDDIGFVNYDYASDSITFGRRHVQTVSNTLSGVYKFTNKMSLSIRGRHYWSKAYYHGYYHLENNGYLSSYSYGGNHNVNFNAFNIDLVFFWQFAPGSELNIVWKNAVLKRENTIINDYYLNIEGSINSPQNNTISLKVLYYLDYVMVKKALSKKSKRN, from the coding sequence ATGAGGAGTTTTTTCATATTCTTTTTAAGTTTTTTTCTGGGCTCTGTATCAGCACAAGAATTAAAAAACATTGAAGCAACTCGTATATCAAATCCACCTAAAATCGACGGTTTATTAAATGACAGTTGTTGGCTGAATGCGAAAATTGCCACGGATTTTATTCAGCGCGATTTACATCCCGGCCTTCCCTCCGAACAAAAAACAGAGGTTCGTTTAGTTTATGATGACGAGGCTATTTATATCAATGCCTTTTGTTACGAGGTTTCTTCAGATAGTGTTTTACATGAATTAAGCACACGTGATAACGAAGCCAACGCCGATTTGTTTGGCGTTTTTTTCGATACATATAACGACGATATTAACGCGTTTGGTTTTTTTGTAACAGCAGCCGGCACACAAATTGATGCGCGTTACAGTAGCGAAGGTCAAGATTTTGACTGGAATGCTGTATGGCTGAGTGCAGTGAACATTACCGCTACAGGATGGGCTATTGAAATGAAAATCCCCTACTCTGCTTTACGATTCAGCGCAAAGGAAGAACAAACCTGGGGATTTAATGCGTTAAGAAAAATTCGCCGTCTCAGAGAAATGTCGTTTTGGAGTCCGGTTTTACCAACCATCAATACTACAGTTGGTCAGTTTGGCGATCTAAAAGGTTTACGAAATATTAAACCGCCATTACGTTTATCTATCACGCCTTATGTTGCCGGAATTATAAACAACTACCCGTACAATCAACCCGGTATTGATAATACAACTTACAATGCAAGTGGTGGTTTGGATTTAAAATATGGGATTTCCGACGGTTTTACGCTTGACATGACTTTGGTACCGGATTTTAGTCAGGTACAATCAGATAACCAGGTATTAAATCTTTCGCCATTTGAGGTACAATTTCAGGAAAGAAGACCATTCTTTACTGAAGGAACAGAATTATTCAATAAAGGAGGTTTGTTTTACTCGAGACGTGTAGGTGGACAACCACTCCTATATTATGATGTTTACGGACAAACCAATGCGGATGAAAAAATAATTAAAAATCCGGGACAAGCTAATTTATACAATGCTACAAAATTATCAGGACGAACTTCTTCCAACTTAGGCATAGGTTTATTTAATGCCATTTCAGGAGATACTTATGCTACTGCTCAGGACACGCTTGGAAATACCAGAAAAATTTTATCATCTCCGTTGACGAATTACAATATTGTGGTGTTAGATCAGGCTTTAAAAAACAATTCTTTCGTAACACTTATTAATACGAACGTAACGCGCGATGGACATTTTTATGATGCGAATGTAACAGGTGCCGGTTTTGATTTCAATAACAAAACAAACACTTATGGCATTGGAGGTTTTGGCAAAATGAGTCAGCGCTTTTTTCCGGATAGTGCCAAACCATATAGAGGTTATAGCGCTAATTTCAATTTTGGAAAACGGGGTGGGAATTTTTTATGGTCAGCTTTTGGGAGTTTAAATACAGACACTTATAATCCGAATGATTTAGGAATTCAATTTATGAATAACAATGTAGATATGGGTATGGATATTGCCTATAACATTTACAAACCTTTCTGGAAATTGAATAATAGTTATAATGAATGGTCGGTTATTTACCAACGCATGTATAACCCTGACGTGTTCGCAAATTTCGGTATAAGTGGAAACCACGTAACCACATTCAGCAAACGTTTTTTAACGGTTGGGATTCGCTATGGTGCGGAGCCTATTATCACTTATGATTATTATGAACCGCGCGTTTTTGGAAGATTCTACACTTTCCCAACTAATTACAGAGGGGGTGGATTTATATCGAGTGATTACCGGAAAAAAGTAGCCATTGATATTTCTGTAAACCACAGGGTTTTTAATGAAAACAAAAGGCAGGAAACTGATTTATATATTGCGCCGCGATGGAGGGTAAATAATAAGTTGTCATTTATTTTTGAAAGTTACATTCAGGAAAAGTTAGACGACATCGGTTTTGTAAATTACGATTACGCGAGTGATTCCATTACATTTGGAAGACGTCATGTGCAAACCGTTAGTAATACATTATCCGGAGTATATAAATTCACAAATAAGATGTCGCTATCGATTCGTGGTCGCCATTACTGGTCGAAGGCCTACTATCATGGGTATTATCATTTAGAAAATAATGGCTATTTAAGCTCCTATTCTTATGGTGGCAATCATAATGTTAACTTTAACGCTTTCAATATTGATTTGGTTTTCTTTTGGCAATTTGCACCCGGCAGCGAATTAAACATAGTATGGAAAAATGCCGTTTTAAAGAGAGAAAACACGATTATTAACGATTACTATCTAAACATTGAAGGATCCATTAACTCTCCTCAAAACAACACCATTTCACTAAAGGTTCTCTATTACCTCGATTACGTAATGGTTAAAAAGGCGCTTAGCAAAAAGAGTAAAAGAAATTAA